A section of the Primulina eburnea isolate SZY01 chromosome 1, ASM2296580v1, whole genome shotgun sequence genome encodes:
- the LOC140807924 gene encoding uncharacterized protein: MARKEVSHHVTPPEDRHEHEQEQEMREEEVRGEDDGKAQQFGWDEKCEQAFQDLKIHLAELPVLVKPKPGERLFVYLSTTEYVVSSVLIKGEGSDQKPVYYVSHTLRGPELRYSEVEKIALALIMTARKLRPYFLSHQIVVLTNSPLGRIMTHSEVSGRMIKWTVELGEYNIEYKPWVAIKAQALSDFLSEMVQLEQEEVWRVFVYGASSLAGCEVGVVIISLPGEKIKLALRIDSQVTNNEAEYESVLAGVYEAKDDRMLKYLQLIKAQSEVFVDWSMQQIPREENREADALAKKSMLLCLKSAPRRRSFQGPLLKCLSEKEVDDVLREIHEGCCAEHLGGMSLARKTMLAGFWWPTLSQDSARVVQALAVDYISKWVEAGPLAKITQQEFQGKGITALCREMKITQYFTSVAYPQVKGQTEVVNRIIVQALKTRPQGKGKDWVEELPSVLWAYRTTLRAPTQETPFNLVYGSEAVLLVEIGKTSSRIESYPDNNDQSRAMELDLVE, from the exons ATGGCCAGGAAAGAAGTTTCTCATCATGTTACACCACCCGAGGATAGACATGAGCATGAGCAGGAGCAGGAGATGAGGGAGGAGGAGGTGAGAGGAGAAGACGATGGCAAG GCCCAACAATTTGGATGGGATGAGAAATGTGAACAGGCCTTCCAGGATTTGAAGATTCATCTTGCAGAGCTCCCTGTGTTGGTGAAGCCAAAGCCCGGGGAGAGATTATTTGTTTATCTATCTACTACAGAGTATGTCGTCAGCTCAGTTCTAATAAAAGGAGAAGGCTCTGACCAAAAGCCTGTCTATTATGTCAGCCATACTCTAAGAGGACCCGAGCTCCGGTACAGCGAAGTGGAGAAGATTGCTTTGGCCTTGATAATGACTGCCCGGAAGCTAAGGCCTTACTTTCTGTCTCATCAAATAGTTGTTCTTACCAATAGTCCTCTTGGTAGGATCATGACTCACTCTGAAGTGTCCGGGCGGATGATCAAGTGGACAGTAGAGTTAGGAGAATATAACATTGAGTACAAGCCTTGGGTTGCCATCAAGGCACAAGCCTTGTCAGATTTCTTATCAGAAATGGTTCAACTCGAGCAAGAGGAAGTATGGAGAGTATTTGTGTACGGGGCGTCGAGCCTTGCTGGATGCGAAGTAGGGGTTGTAATAATATCTCTCCCAGGAGAAAAGATTAAATTGGCACTGAGGATTGACTCCCAGGTAACCAATAATGAGGCCGAGTATGAGTCTGTTCTCGCAG GTGTTTATGAAGCTAAGGATGACAGGATGCTCAAATATTTACAGCTCATCAAAGCCCAATCAGAAGTCTTTGTTGATTGGAGTATGCAACAAATACCTCGGGAGGAGAATAGAGAGGCAGATGCTCTGGCAAAAAAATCGATGCTTCTTTGTCTGAAGTCGGCACCCAGGAG GAGATCATTCCAGGGACCTCTTTTGAAATGCTTATCTGAGAAAGAGGTGGATGATGTCCTCCGAGAAATTCATGAAGGATGTTGTGCCGAGCACCTCGGAGGAATGTCTTTGGCTCGAAAAACAATGCTTGCTGGTTTCTGGTGGCCAACCTTAAGTCAAGATTCTGCTCGAGTGGTCCAAGCTT TGGCTGTTGATTACATTTCCAAATGGGTTGAAGCTGGGCCCTTGGCAAAAATCACTCAGCAGGAG TTTCAGGGCAAAGGAATTACGGCATTGTGCAGGGAAATGAAGATCACTCAATATTTTACCTCTGTTGCATATCCTCAAGTTAAAGGCCAAACAGAAGTCGTCAACAGAATTATTGTACAAGCGCTGAAAACAAGGCCACAAGGCAAAGGAAAAGATTGGGTGGAAGAATTACCCAGTGTTCTATGGGCTTATAGAACCACTCTTCGGGCACCTACTCAAGAAACTCCTTTCAATTTGGTATATGGTTCTGAAGCAGTCCTTCTAGTTGAGATCGGGAAAACTTCTTCCCGGATAGAATCTTACCCGGACAATAATGACCAAAGCCGAGCCATGGAATTAGACTTGGTAGAATAA